A window of Ranitomeya variabilis isolate aRanVar5 chromosome 2, aRanVar5.hap1, whole genome shotgun sequence contains these coding sequences:
- the LOC143804873 gene encoding uncharacterized protein LOC143804873 → MAAKSFQEHFCRLHGYPEQVLTNQGPAFETKVFQKLCNLYGCKKIRRTPYHPQTNGMCEKMNQVVIDLLKTLPLEERNLWPEKLPDLVDLYTHIPVNSSNCTPAYLMRERPGKFPTDLDMGVLMPETTSPDADWDTERQQQYLKVQECVDRSLSQARQRQKKSYNQQAPATPLVPGEQVLKRKRRMHKLDDQWEAEPCTVMPSNFDNTKVCLISKDGGETSAAVSRDHLKVCPDQLRNKEDEDAPQPIEEEEGKIHTVLGDFPQSWTQVNQAIVVPVLIFPQPTASEAAETLDRLVGSSSRCHTSSRSRESTPC, encoded by the coding sequence ATGGCAGCCAAATCGTTCCAAGAACACTTTTGTCGACTGCACGGctaccctgaacaagtgctcaccaaccaaggcccagcctttgaaaccAAAGTGTTCCAGAAGCTCTGTAACCTGTAtggctgcaagaaaatcaggaGAACGCCgtaccatccgcagacaaatggcatgtgcgagaaaatgaaccaggtggtaattgacctgttgaagaccttgcccctggaagagagaaacttgtggccagagaagttgccagatttGGTGGATCTATACACCCATATCCCAGTGAACTCCTCCAACTGTACACCCGCCTATCTGATGAGAGAAAGACCTGGCAAGTTTCCTACtgacttggacatgggagttcTAATGCCTGaaacaacatcaccagatgcagactgggatacagagcggcagcagcaatacCTCAAAGTGCAAGAGTGCGTGGATCGAAGTTTGTCCCAAGCAAGGCAGAGACAGAAAAAGAGCTACAACCAACAAGCTCCGGCTACTCCTTTAGTACCAGGAGAACAGGTTCTCAAAAGAAAGAGGAGgatgcacaaactagatgatcagtgggaggctgaaccatgcaccgtcatgccttcaaactttgataacaccaaggtgtgcctcatcagtaaagatggaggagaaacctcagcagcagtGTCGAGAGATCATTTGAAGGTATGCCCTGACCAATTAAGAAACAAAGAAGATGAAGATGcccctcaacccatagaagagGAGGAAGGGAaaatccataccgttcttggagactttccccagtcatggacacaggtAAACCAAGCCATCGTAGTACCTGTCCTGATCTTTCCCCAACCTACTGCATctgaagcagcagagactctagATAGACTCGtcggctcaagcagcagatgccacaccagcagcagATCAAGAGAATCTACCCCCTGCtag